From the Roseibium salinum genome, one window contains:
- a CDS encoding HD domain-containing protein, with protein sequence MFVLIHEDIQLLPPESSNNADFIKCRRHTQAHVGYHTLNFSTDNCCLNSQSANQKWWTRNESRISSPMTVQRIRDPLHNLIEFKADSELENNLWRVLQTRPFQRLRRVKQLGFSELVYPGASHTRFAHSVGVFHTARQLMEVVRSAGPRKDSRENCALAAALVHDLGHGPFSHAFETVGKRLSLKLADHEHVSDLLIRDGEVADILNEMGSGFAIDVADMVKKEGKITVHNAVVSSQFDADRLDYMRRDRLMSGSQHAAIDFEWLIANLEIASIPTGVDDEQTGTVDTFVIGPKAIHAAEAYVLGLFQLYPTVYFHKTTRGAEKIFTELLIRIVHLTRDESIEQIGLPVQHPLVQFARDPENLDIALCLDDSVVWGALSLMAEAKDNLIRSFALRLRDRKLFKCVDIRARISHEFDPESTGDIEKKAKIETCCAKVNEKLTEWNQRESGEIHRILVDEAERSPYKDGAGSIGPTERINVRTDGGKLVDLKQRSRVVANLDEFKLFRAYHDPGDLDALSTINAIIQGEVQACH encoded by the coding sequence ATGTTTGTTCTCATCCATGAGGACATACAGTTGTTGCCACCCGAATCTTCTAATAACGCCGACTTCATAAAATGTCGCCGGCATACTCAAGCACATGTTGGCTATCACACTCTCAATTTCAGCACTGACAACTGTTGCTTGAATTCACAATCTGCAAATCAAAAGTGGTGGACTCGTAACGAATCTCGTATTTCGTCTCCTATGACAGTTCAGCGCATTCGTGATCCCTTACACAATTTGATCGAGTTCAAGGCGGATAGTGAACTTGAAAACAATCTTTGGCGCGTCCTGCAAACTCGACCGTTTCAACGCTTACGTCGCGTCAAACAGCTTGGATTTTCTGAGCTCGTGTACCCAGGGGCAAGCCACACCCGTTTTGCGCACAGCGTCGGTGTATTCCATACTGCTAGACAATTGATGGAGGTCGTGAGGTCCGCCGGCCCGCGAAAAGATAGCCGAGAGAACTGTGCCTTGGCAGCCGCACTTGTTCACGACCTAGGACATGGCCCCTTTAGCCATGCCTTCGAAACGGTTGGAAAAAGGCTTAGCCTCAAACTTGCTGACCATGAACACGTGAGCGATTTACTTATTCGGGACGGCGAAGTTGCAGACATCTTGAATGAGATGGGAAGCGGCTTCGCAATTGATGTCGCTGATATGGTCAAAAAAGAGGGTAAAATTACCGTTCACAATGCCGTGGTTTCGAGTCAGTTTGATGCTGACCGGCTTGACTATATGCGGCGAGACCGTTTGATGTCAGGAAGCCAACATGCGGCAATCGACTTCGAGTGGCTAATTGCTAACTTAGAAATAGCTTCGATCCCCACTGGTGTTGATGATGAACAGACAGGAACTGTTGACACTTTTGTGATCGGCCCCAAAGCCATTCACGCTGCGGAAGCCTACGTTCTTGGCCTATTTCAATTATATCCAACGGTTTATTTCCATAAAACTACGCGTGGCGCAGAGAAAATTTTTACAGAACTATTGATCCGCATAGTACACCTCACAAGAGATGAGAGCATTGAACAAATTGGCTTGCCAGTTCAGCATCCTCTCGTCCAATTTGCTCGTGACCCTGAAAATCTAGATATCGCTCTTTGTCTAGACGATTCTGTTGTTTGGGGTGCGCTCTCCTTGATGGCAGAAGCGAAGGACAATTTGATAAGATCCTTTGCACTTCGACTGCGTGACCGGAAACTCTTCAAGTGTGTTGATATTCGGGCTCGTATTAGTCACGAATTCGACCCTGAAAGCACTGGCGATATTGAGAAAAAAGCAAAAATCGAAACCTGCTGCGCAAAAGTAAACGAAAAATTAACCGAATGGAACCAGCGTGAATCTGGGGAGATTCATCGTATCCTTGTCGATGAAGCCGAACGCTCTCCGTATAAGGATGGCGCCGGATCAATAGGGCCAACTGAACGAATTAATGTACGCACCGACGGAGGCAAACTCGTAGATTTGAAGCAACGTTCACGCGTTGTCGCTAATCTCGACGAATTCAAGCTTTTCCGTGCGTATCATGACCCCGGTGATCTTGACGCCTTGTCGACTATCAACGCAATTATTCAAGGGGAGGTCCAAGCATGTCACTGA